In Lewinellaceae bacterium, a single window of DNA contains:
- a CDS encoding DUF3368 domain-containing protein: MSEVVIADTSCLILLDKIGHLELLRSLFSEVVVTPEVVEEYGNPLPSFIKSKTITEGVSNPILDAKLGLGEATAIQLASENPGCLLVIDELKGRKVAESLGIKITGTLGLLVEAKSEGHIKSVKEIIAKIKLTNFRFSKALENMILELAKEK, translated from the coding sequence ATGTCAGAAGTCGTAATCGCTGACACAAGTTGCCTTATTCTTCTCGATAAAATTGGCCATTTAGAATTGTTAAGATCTTTGTTTTCGGAAGTCGTTGTTACTCCAGAAGTAGTTGAGGAATATGGCAATCCCCTCCCTTCATTTATCAAATCTAAAACTATTACTGAGGGGGTTTCTAACCCGATCCTTGATGCGAAATTGGGCTTGGGCGAGGCTACAGCTATTCAATTGGCTTCTGAAAACCCAGGATGCTTGTTGGTCATTGACGAGTTAAAGGGGAGGAAAGTTGCCGAATCACTTGGAATAAAAATAACAGGAACCCTCGGCTTGTTAGTCGAAGCAAAATCAGAAGGACACATTAAATCTGTAAAAGAAATTATTGCCAAGATCAAATTAACCAATTTCAGGTTTAGTAAAGCTTTGGAAAACATGATCCTGGAACTTGCAAAAGAGAAATAA
- a CDS encoding alpha-E domain-containing protein has product MYRQAFRVLRPEDIIDFLVLDRSFPRSIYYCLFQSEQSLAAISGGETKGNKAIKVAGKLRSELEFTDAAEIIASGLHEYMDNFQQRNNEIGEAIYETYFALKPVEPFNGNGGFQHQS; this is encoded by the coding sequence ATGTACCGGCAGGCCTTCCGGGTGTTGCGGCCGGAAGACATCATCGACTTTCTGGTCCTCGACCGCAGTTTCCCCCGCTCCATTTACTACTGCCTTTTCCAGTCGGAGCAGTCCCTGGCCGCTATTTCCGGCGGAGAAACCAAAGGCAACAAAGCAATCAAGGTGGCGGGCAAACTCCGCTCCGAACTGGAATTCACCGATGCCGCCGAGATCATCGCTTCCGGCCTGCACGAGTACATGGACAATTTTCAGCAGCGGAACAATGAAATTGGAGAAGCCATTTATGAGACCTACTTTGCCTTAAAACCTGTGGAGCCGTTCAATGGAAATGGGGGCTTCCAGCACCAAAGCTAA
- the mnmG gene encoding tRNA uridine-5-carboxymethylaminomethyl(34) synthesis enzyme MnmG: MFPRYDVIVVGAGHSGCEAAVAAANRGSRVMLATMNMNTIAQMSCNPAMGGVAKGQIVREIDALGGYSGIVTDHTMVQFRMLNRSKGPAMWSPRAQSDRMLFARKWRNMLEEHPNIDFWQEMVTGIVVKNGVAKGVRTGMGIEIPAKAVVLTNGTFLNGIIHIGEKQFGGGRAGEKASKGITEQLVELGFEAGRMKTGTPPRVDGRTLDWSVMEVQPGDEDPGKFSYTDTPKLEKQLPCHIAYTSQEVHDILRAGFGRSPMFNGRIQGLGPRYCPSIEDKIDRFADKDRHQLFVEPEGWDTCEIYVNGFSSSLPEDVQYKALRMVRGFENMKMFRPGYAIEYDFFPPTQLKTSLETHLVKNLFFAGQINGTTGYEEAGCQGLMAGINAHLAVKEEEPFILKRSEAYIGVLIDDLVNKGTKEPYRMFTSRAEYRILLRQDNADLRLTPLAQKLGIRGADERMVRVAAKEDAARAIEKFFREYSVEPGQVNGYLEEQGSTPLSQKVKLQGILLRPHIDTAGLRRALPALDEFLEGYEPEFVNLAEINMKYEGYIEREQERVDKMNRLESVRLSDTFDYQQLSSLSKEAREKLSQIKPRTVGQASRISGVSPADISVLLVHMGR; encoded by the coding sequence ATGTTTCCTCGATACGATGTGATAGTAGTAGGCGCCGGCCACTCCGGTTGCGAGGCAGCCGTTGCCGCCGCCAATAGGGGCTCCCGGGTGATGCTGGCGACGATGAACATGAACACCATCGCCCAGATGTCGTGCAATCCGGCCATGGGCGGAGTGGCCAAGGGGCAGATCGTGCGCGAGATCGACGCCCTGGGAGGGTACTCCGGCATCGTGACCGACCACACCATGGTGCAGTTCCGCATGCTGAACCGCTCCAAAGGGCCGGCCATGTGGAGCCCGCGCGCTCAGAGCGACCGGATGCTCTTCGCCCGCAAGTGGAGGAATATGCTGGAGGAGCACCCCAATATCGATTTCTGGCAGGAGATGGTCACGGGAATCGTAGTGAAAAACGGCGTGGCCAAAGGCGTTCGCACCGGCATGGGGATCGAAATTCCCGCCAAAGCGGTGGTGCTCACCAACGGTACTTTCCTCAACGGCATCATCCACATCGGCGAAAAGCAGTTCGGCGGAGGGCGCGCCGGCGAAAAAGCATCCAAAGGCATCACCGAGCAGCTCGTCGAGCTGGGCTTTGAAGCCGGGCGCATGAAGACGGGCACCCCGCCCCGCGTCGACGGCCGCACCCTCGACTGGAGCGTTATGGAAGTGCAACCCGGCGACGAAGACCCCGGCAAATTCTCTTACACCGATACGCCCAAACTGGAAAAGCAACTGCCCTGCCACATCGCTTATACCAGCCAGGAAGTACACGACATCCTGCGCGCCGGCTTCGGCCGCTCGCCCATGTTCAACGGGCGCATCCAGGGGCTGGGGCCGCGCTACTGCCCCTCCATCGAAGACAAGATCGACCGCTTTGCCGATAAGGACCGCCACCAGCTCTTCGTCGAGCCGGAAGGCTGGGATACCTGCGAAATCTACGTCAACGGCTTTTCCTCTTCCCTGCCGGAAGATGTGCAGTATAAGGCCTTGCGCATGGTACGGGGGTTCGAGAACATGAAAATGTTCCGCCCCGGTTACGCCATCGAGTACGACTTCTTTCCGCCCACCCAGCTGAAAACCTCACTGGAGACTCACCTGGTCAAAAACCTCTTCTTCGCCGGACAGATCAACGGCACCACCGGCTATGAAGAAGCGGGCTGCCAGGGCCTGATGGCGGGCATCAACGCCCACCTGGCCGTCAAAGAGGAGGAACCCTTCATCCTGAAACGCTCCGAGGCTTACATCGGCGTACTGATCGACGACCTGGTCAATAAAGGCACCAAAGAGCCTTACCGCATGTTCACCTCCCGCGCCGAATACCGCATCCTGTTGCGCCAGGACAATGCCGACCTGCGCCTGACACCCCTCGCCCAAAAGCTGGGCATCCGCGGCGCCGACGAACGAATGGTTCGCGTTGCTGCCAAAGAGGACGCCGCCCGGGCTATCGAAAAGTTCTTCCGGGAGTACAGCGTGGAGCCGGGGCAGGTCAACGGCTATCTTGAAGAACAAGGGTCCACCCCCCTCAGCCAGAAGGTCAAGCTGCAGGGCATCTTGCTGCGCCCGCATATCGATACGGCCGGCCTGCGCCGGGCGCTGCCTGCCCTCGACGAATTCCTGGAGGGTTACGAGCCGGAGTTCGTCAACCTGGCGGAGATCAACATGAAATACGAGGGCTACATAGAGCGCGAACAAGAGCGCGTCGACAAGATGAACCGCCTGGAGTCCGTCCGCCTCAGCGATACCTTCGACTACCAGCAGTTGTCCTCCCTTTCCAAGGAAGCCCGCGAGAAACTCTCCCAAATCAAGCCGCGCACGGTGGGGCAGGCCAGCCGCATCAGCGGCGTCTCGCCGGCGGATATTTCGGTGTTGCTGGTGCACATGGGGAGGTAA
- a CDS encoding thioredoxin family protein: MALTESNMLTLGTKAPDFTLPDTVSGKTISLSDIQPDKATVVMFLCNHCPYVIHVNPEIVRLATEYQEKGVRFVAISSNDVNKYPQDGPREMKKQAARVGYPFPYLYDESQDAARAYDAACTPDFYVFDSERNLAYRGRLDGSRPGSGIPLTGKDLRAALDAVLAGAPVAEEQYPSAGCNIKWKSH, translated from the coding sequence ATGGCACTTACAGAATCCAATATGCTTACCCTGGGAACCAAAGCTCCTGATTTCACTTTGCCCGACACCGTTTCCGGCAAAACCATCAGCCTTTCCGATATCCAGCCGGACAAGGCAACGGTGGTCATGTTCCTCTGCAACCACTGCCCCTACGTGATCCACGTCAACCCGGAAATCGTGCGCCTGGCCACAGAATACCAGGAAAAAGGCGTCCGCTTCGTCGCCATCAGTTCCAATGACGTGAATAAATACCCCCAGGACGGGCCCAGGGAAATGAAAAAACAGGCCGCCCGGGTAGGCTATCCTTTCCCCTATCTTTATGATGAAAGCCAGGACGCCGCCCGCGCCTACGACGCTGCCTGTACGCCGGATTTTTACGTTTTTGACAGCGAACGGAACCTGGCCTACCGCGGCCGCCTCGACGGCTCCCGCCCCGGCAGCGGCATTCCCCTCACCGGAAAGGACCTGCGCGCCGCCCTCGATGCCGTGCTGGCCGGAGCGCCGGTAGCGGAGGAGCAGTATCCGAGTGCGGGGTGTAATATTAAGTGGAAGAGCCATTAG
- a CDS encoding transglutaminase family protein codes for MSTKLNIYHRLHYQYDAPVLLGPQRLNLQPRLALHQRLLDYQLDISPLPTGLYTELDAEGNPSQWAYFNGPADQLEVVLNMTVDCQPFDPYHFLIYPFEAARLPFAYSRLLEQLLSMYKEQAPPEPAVADWAAALLSEAGGETVPFLMLLCQRLREEFSYLLREEGPPHDPAYTFHSRRGSCRDLSTLMIAACRSVGLAARFVSGYAWMEEEDVKNELHAWVEVYLPGAGWRGFDPTQGSAVTDRHLAMAASAYPERTAPVSGGYGGTAASRLETEVALG; via the coding sequence GTGTCAACAAAACTAAACATCTACCACCGCCTGCACTATCAGTACGACGCGCCTGTTTTGCTGGGCCCCCAGCGCCTGAACCTACAGCCGCGCCTGGCCCTGCACCAGCGGCTGCTCGATTATCAGCTGGATATCTCTCCCCTGCCAACCGGCCTTTATACAGAACTGGACGCGGAAGGCAACCCCAGCCAATGGGCCTATTTCAACGGCCCTGCGGATCAATTGGAAGTAGTACTGAACATGACGGTCGATTGCCAGCCTTTCGACCCCTACCATTTTCTCATTTATCCTTTCGAAGCCGCCCGGCTGCCTTTTGCTTATTCCAGGCTACTGGAACAGCTGCTTTCTATGTATAAAGAGCAGGCGCCGCCCGAGCCGGCCGTGGCGGATTGGGCCGCTGCCCTGCTCTCGGAGGCCGGAGGAGAAACGGTTCCCTTCCTTATGCTGCTGTGTCAACGGCTTCGGGAAGAGTTCTCCTATTTGCTTCGGGAAGAAGGCCCTCCCCACGACCCAGCCTACACCTTCCACTCCCGCCGGGGCTCCTGCCGGGACCTCAGCACCCTGATGATCGCCGCCTGCCGGTCGGTGGGCCTGGCTGCCCGCTTTGTCAGCGGGTACGCCTGGATGGAGGAAGAGGATGTGAAAAATGAGCTCCACGCCTGGGTGGAAGTGTATCTGCCGGGCGCCGGCTGGCGGGGCTTCGACCCTACGCAGGGTAGCGCTGTCACGGACCGGCATTTAGCCATGGCGGCCTCTGCTTATCCGGAGCGTACGGCGCCGGTGAGCGGGGGGTACGGGGGAACGGCGGCTTCCCGGCTGGAGACGGAGGTGGCGCTGGGGTAA
- a CDS encoding UPF0175 family protein, which produces MKTITIDLPDSVELDEQEAKIYLVSRLFEVGILSLAQAAEMVEMSKREFMEMIGDYGVSLFNYSPEELIKDLENVRSRNR; this is translated from the coding sequence ATGAAAACCATAACCATCGATCTGCCGGATTCCGTCGAATTGGACGAACAAGAAGCTAAAATATATCTGGTATCCAGATTGTTTGAGGTAGGTATTTTATCCCTTGCTCAGGCTGCTGAGATGGTGGAAATGAGCAAGAGAGAATTTATGGAAATGATTGGAGACTATGGTGTTTCCTTATTTAACTATTCTCCGGAAGAACTAATAAAGGACCTGGAAAATGTCAGAAGTCGTAATCGCTGA